One window of Arvicola amphibius chromosome 6, mArvAmp1.2, whole genome shotgun sequence genomic DNA carries:
- the LOC119817437 gene encoding LOW QUALITY PROTEIN: dnaJ homolog subfamily C member 30, mitochondrial-like (The sequence of the model RefSeq protein was modified relative to this genomic sequence to represent the inferred CDS: deleted 1 base in 1 codon) → MADARCLGWTLSPLWRLWQARGLLQNSAAGWCSRGRPYSRTALYEMLGVPSTATQAQIKAAYYRQSFLYHPDRNPGSPEAAERFTRFAEAYRVLGSTILRRKYDRGLLSDQDLRGPGVRPSRTPPEDPPPPPRPPPHAPRAHYGSQAFPGDRRAMFDFDAFYQAHYGEQLERERRLRARREALRKKQENRANKGLRWDDTRDATFFVLIFLIFVFVGFRI, encoded by the exons ATGGCGGATGCGCGCTGCCTGGGCTGGACGCTATCACCGCTATGGAGGCTGTGGCAGGCTCGGGGCTTGCTACAAAATTCGGCCGCGGGCTGGTGCTCGAGAGGGAGGCCTTACTCCCGCACTGCCCTCTACGAGATGCTGGGCGTCCCCTCCACGGCCACGCAGGCTCAGATCAAAGCGGCGTACTACCGGCAGAGCTTCCTCTACCATCCTGATCGCAATCCCGGGAGCCCCGAGGCCGCCGAGCGCTTCACGCGCTTCGCCGAAGCTTATCGGGTCCTGGGCAGCACCATCCTCCGTCGCAAGTATGATCGAGGTCTGCTCAGCGACCAGGACCTGCGCGGACCCGGTGTCAGGCCCTCTAGGACACCCCCGGAGgatccccctcctcctcctcgccctCCTCCCCATGCCCCTCGGGCTCACTATGGCTCTCAGGCCTTTCCCGGCGACCGTCGCGCTATGTTCGACTTTGACGCCTTCTACCAGGCGCACTATGGAGAACAGCTAGAAAGAGAGCGGCGTCTGCGCGCCCGGAGGGAGGCCCTTCGCAAAAAGCAGGAGAACCGGGCCAACAAGGGGCTACGCTGGGATGATACCCGAGATGCCACTTTC TTTGtcctcattttcctcatcttcGTCTTCGTCGGCTTTCGTATTTAA